A genomic window from Triticum urartu cultivar G1812 chromosome 7, Tu2.1, whole genome shotgun sequence includes:
- the LOC125523415 gene encoding ubiquitin thioesterase otubain-like isoform X1 produces the protein MVLQTSQNGCKKILQKEPLSSLPHEFENEIMKDKAKKLSANYSEYRKVPGDGSCFYRSFIYSYLEQLVKVSHEEELRLLGALEPMWEKFQRLHLPGSYSDLHDAFVGFILECMEQKQKLSVSGYQEWLFQESQNEQKFANSENIQQFS, from the exons ATGGTTTTGCAGACATCACAAAATGGCTGCAAAAAAATTCTTCAAAAG GAACCTTTATCATCTCTACCGCATGAGTTTGAAAACGAAATTATGAAAGATAAGGCAAAA AAGCTTTCGGCTAATTACTCTGAATATCGGAAGGTACCTGGAGACGGGAGTTGCTTTTACAGATCGTTCATATACTCATACCTG GAGCAGCTTGTGAAAGTATCTCACGAGGAGGAGCTACGTTTACTTGGTGCACTTGAACCTATGTGGGAGAAATTCCAAAGGCTTCATTTGCCTGGTTCATATTCAGATCTTCATGAT GCTTTTGTGGGCTTCATACTGGAATGTAtggaacaaaaacaaaaactgTCAGTAAG TGGCTATCAAGAGTGGCTTTTCCAGGAGAGTCAAAATGAGCAGAAGTTTGCGAACAGTGAGAATATACAACAATTTTCTTAG
- the LOC125523415 gene encoding OVARIAN TUMOR DOMAIN-containing deubiquitinating enzyme 1-like isoform X2, with protein MVLQTSQNGCKKILQKEPLSSLPHEFENEIMKDKAKKLSANYSEYRKVPGDGSCFYRSFIYSYLEQLVKVSHEEELRLLGALEPMWEKFQRLHLPGSYSDLHDAFVGFILECMEQKQKLSVSGYQEWLFQESQNEQKFANILLYL; from the exons ATGGTTTTGCAGACATCACAAAATGGCTGCAAAAAAATTCTTCAAAAG GAACCTTTATCATCTCTACCGCATGAGTTTGAAAACGAAATTATGAAAGATAAGGCAAAA AAGCTTTCGGCTAATTACTCTGAATATCGGAAGGTACCTGGAGACGGGAGTTGCTTTTACAGATCGTTCATATACTCATACCTG GAGCAGCTTGTGAAAGTATCTCACGAGGAGGAGCTACGTTTACTTGGTGCACTTGAACCTATGTGGGAGAAATTCCAAAGGCTTCATTTGCCTGGTTCATATTCAGATCTTCATGAT GCTTTTGTGGGCTTCATACTGGAATGTAtggaacaaaaacaaaaactgTCAGTAAG TGGCTATCAAGAGTGGCTTTTCCAGGAGAGTCAAAATGAGCAGAAGTTTGCGAACA TACTTTTGTATCTTTGA